A portion of the Bacteroides faecium genome contains these proteins:
- a CDS encoding DEAD/DEAH box helicase: protein MKFSELQLNANVLEALDAMRFDECTPIQEQAIPIILEGKDLIAVAQTGTGKTAAFLLPVLNKLSEGKHPEDAINCVIMSPTRELAQQIDQQMEGFSYFMPASSVAVYGGNDGILFEQQKKGLTLGADVVIATPGRLLAHLSLGYVDLSKVSYFILDEADRMLDMGFYEDIMQIVKYLPKERQTIMFSATMPAKIQQLANTILNNPSEIKLAVSRPADKIIQAAYVCYENQKLGIIRSLFVDEVPERVIVFASSKIKVKEVAKALKSMKLNVGEMHSDLEQAQREAVMHEFKAGRINILVATDIVARGIDIDDIRLVINFDVPHDSEDYVHRIGRTARANNDGVALTFVSEKEQSNFKSIENFLEKEIYKIPIPAELGEAPEYKPRSFSKGKYGNNSKRRNFRGKNNGGKGNNRPSPKQN from the coding sequence ATGAAGTTTTCCGAACTACAATTAAACGCAAATGTGCTTGAGGCGCTTGATGCCATGCGATTTGACGAATGCACTCCTATTCAGGAACAAGCAATCCCAATCATACTTGAGGGGAAAGATTTGATAGCCGTAGCACAGACCGGTACAGGTAAAACAGCAGCATTCCTGCTTCCTGTACTGAATAAATTATCTGAAGGAAAACATCCTGAAGATGCGATCAACTGTGTCATCATGTCTCCTACCCGTGAATTGGCCCAACAGATAGACCAGCAGATGGAAGGGTTCTCCTATTTTATGCCGGCATCGAGTGTTGCTGTATATGGTGGAAATGATGGCATCTTGTTTGAGCAACAGAAAAAAGGGCTCACTTTGGGAGCTGATGTTGTTATTGCCACCCCTGGACGCCTCCTTGCCCATTTAAGCCTTGGATATGTAGATCTTTCCAAGGTTTCTTATTTTATTCTGGACGAAGCAGACCGGATGCTCGACATGGGGTTCTATGAGGATATCATGCAGATTGTTAAGTATTTGCCGAAAGAACGACAGACTATCATGTTTTCCGCGACCATGCCTGCCAAGATACAACAACTGGCAAATACCATCCTGAATAATCCGTCAGAAATAAAGCTGGCCGTTTCAAGACCTGCCGATAAGATTATACAGGCTGCATATGTTTGTTATGAAAATCAAAAGTTGGGAATTATACGAAGTCTCTTTGTGGACGAAGTTCCCGAACGTGTCATCGTCTTTGCATCTTCCAAGATCAAAGTGAAAGAGGTGGCTAAAGCTTTGAAATCAATGAAATTGAATGTAGGAGAAATGCATTCGGACCTCGAACAAGCTCAACGGGAAGCAGTGATGCATGAATTCAAAGCCGGCCGAATCAATATATTAGTTGCCACAGATATTGTTGCCCGTGGTATTGATATTGATGACATCCGCCTGGTAATCAACTTTGATGTTCCCCATGACAGCGAAGACTATGTACATCGTATCGGACGTACGGCACGTGCAAACAATGACGGAGTAGCGCTCACGTTTGTCAGTGAAAAAGAACAAAGTAACTTTAAAAGCATTGAGAATTTCCTGGAGAAAGAAATCTATAAGATACCTATTCCCGCAGAGTTGGGGGAAGCACCGGAATACAAACCGCGTTCTTTCAGTAAAGGCAAGTATGGCAACAACTCTAAAAGAAGGAATTTCCGTGGAAAAAATAATGGTGGAAAAGGCAATAATCGCCCCTCTCCCAAACAGAATTAA
- a CDS encoding DUF4738 domain-containing protein: MMKYVAISLMVFFSAACSSNKNPNSPEQGKEDTNAKELLQGIWLDDETESPLMRVEGDTIYYADAQSAPIAFKIVRDTLYTYGNDTTYYKIDKQGEHIFWFHAITDNIIKLHKSEDPNDSLSFVRQELVIPIYNEVIQRDSVVTYNGTRYRAYVYINPSKMRVIKTTYSEDGISMDNVYYDNVMHICVYEGKKSLFASDITKQMFDQVVPGDFLMQAILSDMKFVKVDRNGFHYQAVLAIPESSIYSITDMEVSFEGNLTITSTK, translated from the coding sequence ATGATGAAATATGTGGCTATATCGTTAATGGTGTTTTTTTCTGCGGCATGTAGCAGCAATAAGAATCCAAATTCTCCTGAGCAGGGGAAAGAGGATACGAATGCTAAGGAACTGTTGCAGGGAATCTGGCTGGACGATGAGACTGAAAGCCCGTTGATGCGTGTGGAAGGGGATACTATCTATTATGCCGATGCGCAAAGTGCTCCGATTGCATTTAAAATCGTGCGGGATACCCTTTATACTTATGGCAATGATACGACTTATTACAAGATTGATAAGCAAGGGGAACATATATTCTGGTTTCATGCCATAACAGATAACATCATCAAGCTGCATAAGTCCGAGGATCCTAATGATTCATTGTCATTTGTCCGTCAGGAATTAGTGATTCCAATTTATAATGAAGTAATTCAACGCGATAGCGTGGTGACCTATAATGGCACTCGCTATCGTGCTTATGTTTATATTAACCCTTCTAAAATGAGGGTTATAAAAACCACCTATTCCGAAGACGGGATTAGTATGGATAATGTATATTACGATAATGTGATGCACATCTGCGTCTACGAGGGCAAGAAGAGTTTATTTGCCAGTGATATTACTAAACAGATGTTTGACCAGGTAGTTCCCGGAGATTTTTTAATGCAAGCTATTTTATCTGATATGAAGTTTGTAAAAGTAGACCGGAATGGTTTTCATTATCAAGCAGTTTTAGCCATTCCGGAAAGTTCTATATATAGCATTACAGATATGGAAGTAAGTTTTGAAGGAAACTTAACCATTACGTCAACGAAATAA
- a CDS encoding UDP-glucose dehydrogenase family protein → MKIAIVGTGYVGLVSGTCFAEIGVNVTCVDTNSEKIESLQKGIIPIYENGLEEMVLRNMKAKRLKFTTSLENCLDDVEVIFSAVGTPPDEDGSADLKYVLEVARTIGRNMKQYKLVVTKSTVPVGTASKVRAVIQEELDKRGVKVDFDVASNPEFLKEGNAISDFMSPDRVVVGVESARAEKLMSKLYKPFLLNNFRVIFMDIPSAEMTKYAANSMLATRISFMNDIANLCEIVGADVNMVRSGIGSDTRIGRKFLYPGIGYGGSCFPKDVKALIKTAEQNGYTMRVLSAVEEVNEQQKSVLFEKLVKHFNGDLKGKTIALWGLAFKPETDDMREAPALVLIDKLLKAGCQVRAYDPAAVQECRRRIGDTIYYACDMYDAVLDADALMLVTEWKEFRLPSWAVIKKTMAQQIVLDGRNIYDKKEMEELGFVYHCIGK, encoded by the coding sequence CAGAAGGGAATCATCCCGATTTATGAGAATGGATTGGAAGAGATGGTGCTCCGTAATATGAAAGCAAAGAGATTGAAGTTTACCACGTCATTAGAGAATTGCCTGGATGATGTGGAAGTGATATTTAGTGCTGTGGGCACACCGCCGGATGAAGACGGGAGTGCTGACTTGAAATATGTGCTAGAGGTAGCCCGTACTATCGGGCGCAATATGAAACAGTATAAACTGGTGGTAACCAAGAGTACAGTTCCCGTAGGTACTGCCAGCAAAGTTCGCGCAGTCATTCAGGAAGAATTGGATAAAAGAGGAGTGAAGGTAGACTTCGATGTTGCTTCCAACCCGGAATTTCTGAAAGAAGGAAATGCAATCAGTGACTTTATGAGTCCGGACCGCGTGGTAGTAGGAGTAGAGTCGGCACGTGCGGAGAAACTGATGTCTAAATTGTATAAGCCATTCTTATTAAATAACTTCCGTGTGATTTTCATGGATATTCCGTCTGCCGAAATGACTAAATATGCGGCAAATTCAATGTTGGCAACCCGTATTAGCTTTATGAATGATATAGCAAACCTTTGCGAGATAGTTGGTGCGGATGTAAATATGGTACGTAGCGGAATTGGTTCGGATACGCGTATCGGACGCAAATTCCTATATCCGGGTATTGGATATGGCGGCTCTTGTTTTCCTAAAGATGTGAAAGCTCTTATTAAAACCGCCGAGCAGAATGGATATACAATGCGGGTACTTAGTGCTGTGGAAGAGGTGAACGAACAGCAGAAAAGTGTTTTGTTCGAAAAGCTTGTGAAACATTTTAATGGTGATTTGAAAGGTAAGACCATCGCTCTTTGGGGCTTGGCATTCAAACCGGAAACAGATGATATGCGTGAAGCTCCGGCACTGGTCTTGATTGATAAGCTGCTGAAAGCCGGCTGCCAGGTACGTGCGTATGATCCGGCTGCTGTACAAGAGTGCAGACGTCGTATTGGAGATACAATCTATTATGCTTGCGATATGTATGATGCGGTACTTGATGCTGATGCATTGATGTTGGTTACCGAATGGAAGGAATTCCGTTTGCCTTCATGGGCTGTCATCAAAAAAACAATGGCGCAGCAGATTGTGTTGGACGGACGTAATATATACGACAAAAAAGAGATGGAAGAACTCGGATTCGTTTATCATTGTATTGGTAAATGA